ATATAGCTCATATTGATAGCCATGCCcctgaaaatatataaacatacgGTATATATACAGATCTGACAAGTGTATTAAGCAATCTGTGCTTACCGCAAATGCGTGGGCACCACAGCGCATAAAACAGATGATATCAGTGGAATGCTGCTGGCTAACAGCGAACTGAACATCACCATCGCGATAAGGATGGGCACATGAAGCTTCAGGAAATTTAGGCTAAAACCGCATACTGTTGCGATCATTGCATACAATAGCTGAATGTAAGAGTTGCGCACCCAAATCAGCAGCAGGCTGATTAAAATGCAACAGCCAAGGAAGGCGCAACCCAGGATTATGCCGTCGATAAAATTGGACGCATCGTGTGAGCATTTTGAGGTGGAATGCGAGGTTTTCGTGTACTTTATCATGTCGCAGATGATCATATTGGAATCAGACATGTTGTGACGTAGCTTCATGAACCATAGCGTGATGCCATTGCCCCTGATGGAGAGAGAACGTGGTAGCTATTGGACAAGAGTCATCCCGCATAAACtcacacaaaaaaatagccaGACAGAATGATGGTACAGATCAGAAAGTTCTTCAAATATGGTCGCTTAAATAATGGCACCGTATCGTACCATAAACTTTCACAGAAATTTCGTTTAACTGTGCTTTCGGGTAAATCTGCTTGAAACACGCCGGTTATGCCCAGGCTCGCCAAGTCCTTTCCTCGATTCTTTAAACAAAGCCGATCGAGAGTCTCGTAGGCGCGATCCACTTTTCCTACGGATAGTAAAAATTTCGCTGTCTCGGGTAGAATCCACATAAGGGCAATTGCTAAAAATCCAGGAGTCGAATTAAGCAGCATATTAAGACGCCAAGCACGCAGATGAAAGTTACCCCAGCTAAAAAGTATGCGATTGAGCGGACTGAGAAAATGGGACACAACTGCAGACGGTAGAAGTCAGGTGGAGAGTCGAGTCTTGAGAAATGCTACTCACCTGGCACATAAATAGCACcgaaagcaaaagcaaaacacatTATGTTGACAACAACAGACTGCAATTTTACTTTGGTAAATTCcgatatatatgtaatattatTGACGCTAACACCAGAGATTCTGTGGGCGAGAGTAGATATCGATCAAGTACAAGCGAGCCAAAAAACTTAGCCGTACCCACAATAGGCCCGTCATAAATCtccaaaatagaaaaaagtaGAAACTTGGCATTAATATGGAAATGATCGATGATACCATAGCCAAGACCATGGAATATAACATAATTGTACGCCGTCCAATCTTATCCGTCAAGTAGCCCGAATAGTGTGATGTCAGAATCAGGCCCGCAAAAGCGGCAATAGACAGCAATGAGAGCTGATTATTACTCAGCGAAAACTCACAGGCTATGTCAACGGCAACCAGACCCACGCCCATGATCTCGTCATTAAGAAATACGCAAGTCAAACTGCAGGTAAATACCATCAGCGCTTGCATGCAACCGAAGCCTGTGAGAAAATGCTGCATGTCCTGCAATTGCTGCCTGGTAAAACCAATAAAGCCAATAGTTACCAATCTCATCCAGGACATCGTCTACATCCGCGACGACCATCTTCGGTGCTAACTAAAAATAgtgtttaaaaatatgtataatataatacaaaaatttaaatttgacatttaataCTTATACAATTCCTGGGAAACTTGGCTTTAAATCCTTGGTAGGTAGTGCGCGTTTTTAACTACAGATGACGGCTGcagattttttttaagtttaatcCAAGACAAACACCACACACAACTCTCAATTTGTAAAATCAAATTagtttaaattcattttattttctttattgttaATTACATATGTTGTCATGTGTTCGCCCACAGGTCGAACAACTCCCACATATGACACCATTTGCCACATTCATTTTGCTCAGCTCTCAATTCATGTTCAAACACTTTCTCATATATCAGCAAgtgtataaattatataaagttAAGAGTTTTGGAATTGTTTTCAGTGCGCTCGCACTTCGTTTCAGTTTCAATCAAGTAACCGCGCAATTGCAAGGATCAAAAGTTATAAAGCTTTACTTGATTTAAGGTTGggcaaaattaataattacgAAAGGACAGCTTCTCCAACATATTTACAGCCTGATTAGGTTTCTATGCAGGCTGCACACAAACGGACACGTACAGTAGAGACTAACTAACTAAGCATCTAATTCACTTGCCAGGCCTCTAAAAAACGTTTACTAAGCCGCAGACTTTTCACTTTTGATTACggttattaatatatatgctctttttcgtttttccatatcatatatatgtatatatagtatatattatgtaaagtataaataaatgtattgcAAAGTGGCGTCCAACATAACAAAAGGTAGCGCCGCCCGGCTTTGCATTTGACTTAAGCCTGAAAAGTAGTCAACTTAAATAACTAAAAGGGCCctaaaacaatattaatttcGTATTTAATGAAATCTTGTGTTTTCTCATTTTCATCGTCTCATTGTCTTAACATATAGTATCTGTGTTTTtatgtgggtgtgggtgtgtatgtgtgaaaaTGTACAAGGCAAAagcaatacaaaaattatttaggtataaaattataattatgtttttgttttttgttttatgcataATGCGTAAAGTAAAATGTACAATTGTTGCTATTCCATATATAACAAGCTAGCTCGCTCTTTGCTTTCCAATTCGCATATGCCTCATGCCTAATGCAAAATTGTCATAACTTTTGCTATAAGTAAATCGTTAAGGAGGAGACTTTCTTCAAATGCGGTCAATGGAAGTATTTCTCTCCTATATTAATTATTCTTTATAGATTTATCAATGATTGAAGGTGCGTTTTAGTGTATTCTTTTTTTATCTAATAGCCACAATTACTGTTGCTTTTCTTGGTCAGCTCGAAAAGTAGCAGGTGCcattaaatatgaaatgtgattataaaaaataaatctagTAAGCATATTGCTAAGTGCGTTTCCATTTTAATGCTTTCAATCAATATGTTTACCAGCTTATTTTTCATGACGAATGTGGAAAATGTATGTGCcatataaattacattttatatatatgtgtatataaatagttaatacATGATTGTTATACTTGTAGTTCTGTTGTGAAAAGGGAAACGTTTCATTACGTTCGCTTACATTAGGTGAGGTCTTTTCGTGGggtgcacatatgtatatttttttgttatatgtgtgtgtagctaTGATTAGTGACcgtattttatataatatgttGTTCTCTACTTTATAAtcaatgcaattttaaatCAAGGTAAATATACAAACACTGTgtaaagaaatgaaaatttttagCTTATCTTAAAACGAATGTACATGGTTGTGCGTTAGAAGTGTATGTGTGATAATTGGTATGGTATTCATGTTTTATGGCTGTCCAGAATAACGCAAAGTTATGACAAAAGTACACAAATGTATGGAACATATGCAAATGCTGTTAAGTAGTTAACATTTAAAACTGCCTGCCTCCTCCCTACTAGAACGAATCTAAGCAAAGAGTGTGCACTCAATGTAACTCGTGGGCACAAAACCCTCGTCCCAGCCATTTGAATTGTTCGCTCGCCGCACACGCGTCCAGCCATCACCCTGATCATTTTCAATCACTTGCAGCTCCTCGCCTTCGTTCATGGGTATGCTGCCTTCGCTGGTAGCTGATGGGAGGCAAGATAGACAAGTTAATTAGATAAGAAGGTTTCTTCATAAACACGTTTGAGGACTTACCTTCAAAGGGATACAGCGCTCGACATGTGCCTAGGGGCTGTAGCAGTTCCACCTCGGTTTCGTAGGTCGTCTCCTCGCCAGCGGCATTTTCATTGGCGCTGCCCTGTCCGGAGCCGGGCAGTGACGTGTGCGAGGTGCCTAGGCCGCTCTCGGGACTTGCCGAACTGCTGGATTTCACCATGGAAAGgcaaaatgaaacgaaataTTTGAAGAAGTTGCGATTTGGACATTATTACGTGTTATATGTATGATGtaagcaattaaaaatcaataagaACTAAAAGTAATTTagataattgaaagcaaattagatgaattaaatataaactttGTTTCTTTGGCATATTGTGGACTTTCTTTTTTAGTGGGCAATTTTTTCTATTACTTAAAAGTTTCGCTGATGACAAATCATACGTGCAAAATATGAGCAAACGGAACCAACACCATAAAATGCCaccaaaataaattgaaacaaaacCATGTACAATGGAAATGATACAAAAATGAGTAAGTGAACGAGCCAAATCATACGCGAATATACGGCATACAATAATGTATGAATGTGTaagtgtgtgactgtgtgtgtgtgtgtgtatgtattaatGTGTAGCTGAGTGAATATATAAACATTGAACGTAGACTTATGAGTGTACccgttattgttattattatgccCATTTTGAATTTGCGCCACATTATCCTCAGAATCTGACCTGCTTAAGCTGCCAGCATCATCGGGCTGATCATCGCCATCATGATGATCATCAGCGCTGGCGCTGCCATTGGAATGTCTGCAAAAGAAAACATTAAGAAATGTCACGTTAAATGGACATCATTAGCTAGGTGGCTTATTGAAGTACTCACCTGGATGTTCGGTGTCCGTTTTGCAATTGATTACGATTCGATTGCGGACTATTGTTGGCCACCTGCAGCTGATTAGCCTTGTCCAAAAAGCcttgatattttttcaaattcactTTCAGTTTTTCCAATTCATGTTCGGATTCGTTCAGTTGTCCCTCAACAGTCATCGGATTGCCCAGCGATGAGTTCGCCTCATAAacgattttcattttcattaggCCATCACGTGTGTTCGTCTCCTGATCAACCTTATGCTGCAGCTCGGCAATTTTCGCCTGCAGTTTTTTGCGCTGCTGATTTGGTGGCAGATCGCTAAAGTCCTCCTTTTGGCCGTCCGCAGTTAGTGAATTCTAGATATGAATTCAAAAAGCATTAGTTGTTGGGCTCAAAAAatcaatacatacatatacatatgcatatatatgttatatatatatatggtatgtaGAAGTGCAATGAGTACTATACAAGACAGAAATGACGGAACAACAATTTTAACAAACACATTCACAACGATTAGCAGACGCCAGTTGTTTACACAgatagggtatacaaaataaatagaaaccTTAACGGAAATTGAATAGAGTTTCCAGAAATGTAATGAATAGAAAATAattagtaaaataaatatcagaATAATCAAACAGCATGTcgcaaaaaaaattagaacAAAAAACATGCTTgaatttgtaataaattattgataaatttaaacaaaagttaattatattttctgcagtgtgtgagtgtgctgCTGTGGCATGTTGCTAACTAACCAACTATTTAATTAATCTTCgcatataatattaattattatatttaatttaataatttttagttttaatgtTGTACTTAAGGTTAGGTGTTCAAAGTGAATGTAACTCAGTGAAGAGGCTAAATAAATTGCGCTAGTGTTTGTTGATAATGTTTAGCAGTTGTGATTAGTAGTTAAATGCTTATTAGTAATTGATGTTAAGAgcagttagttagttagttagaaGAGCTGGAATTTACATCATACCTTCATTGTGATACAAGCTTCAATTATCTGCCGTTGCTATTGGCAGCGAATTGATtgattattgatttatttaacatttattttgtttacattgaAAACGtatcacattttgttttcgttttagtttttccgagtgtgggtgtgggtgtgtatgtatgtgtaagtAAAAGCATGTTTTTTGTGTTAGAAAATTGTATGACAGcaacaaatatgcataaaagaaattaaagaattaaatacaattaatatttgtGAACTGTTCATTGTGGTTGTGTCTGTGGCgaattttcaataataatgGAAAAGCGAGTGAAAAGCGTAGGCAGCCAATTGTTGCATAACTAatgtaaaatttgttttaataattgtCAAACAGAgacataaaatatacaaattcgtatgcaattgttaaatgtatgtttatataaggTGTTGagtatggtatatatattgtatatgaaAGACTGCAACAATCATTGTTTGGTTTAGTCGACATGTAAGACATGAGATGGGAGGACACGAAACGAAACGGCGCTGAGCTGCCTGGGGTAGGTTGGACAGGCAGCTGGACACTTGGTACTTACAGCAAGGTGGAACCAACGTCCATATGTTTCGTgacataaattaaagaaatggCATaacgatttttgtttttgttttcgataaatGAAATAAGAACAGAAAAATAGAGACGGCATGAGTAAAACTATAATTAGAAGACACAAAACCTACTACttaaaaattaacttaaaactaaTCAAGAAGCATCGGAAACACAAGAGGCAATTGTTGTGCTGACTGGTAGAATCTCTCgcaacaaacagacacatcgagagagtgagagagagatagagagacagTGTGTGCCAGGCAATGATAGAGATAGGATAGAGACATGAACATAACAGAGGATCACttagaaagaaataaaataaaacggcTTGAAGAGCTTGCAGCTAAATTGTAAACCTGAACCAGAAGCGGGAATCGCCAACGACTGCTCTCACCTTGTTGCTGCCAAAGATGCTGTTCAAGATGCCGCCACGGGCCTTCTTTAGCTTGGCGGCGGTTAGCGTGCCGCTCTTAATGGTCAAGTGATTGTAGGGAACACTGCTGTAGTTGGATTGCGGCACTGCGCTGGGGTCCATCTTTGACAAATCCTCAAATGGTATGTCCGTTGGTGGTGTGAAGCCCGATTGATATCTGAAATGATAAAAACGTTTAGTTAAGCCCGAACAGAAGTAATTCGAGTTTTTCAAGCAAACCTCTCGATGACTTTTAACGAGTCTTCCGTCTCGTTGATGGATTCGCCGGCCTTGACAATGCCTTCCATGCAGCGCGCAATTATAGGTGCCACCGAGGACTCAACGTCCGCGGCACCAATAATAAACTCGCGTATGCCACGCGTACGCTTCTCGTCCAGCTCCTGCAGCCGATTGAAAACGGCGGGCAATAGTATACCATAGTGTTGCTGTTGGAGATTGTTGGTCTTCTGCAGCTGATTGGCGTATTCGTTCTTTGCATCATCCGACTGCTGTATTTTGGACGTCATAATGTTCTTGTAACGCTCCACTTCGGCGCGACTCAGATTGAAATCCATGTCAGCCTTCTTGTAATTCTCAACAGCCTTCTCCGAATCCCTATAGGCCTTGTCATAATTTCGCTTGGCGCGCTCTAATGACGAGAGCTGTGCGCTGAGGGCCTGTTGCAGCATTGTGCCATCGTTAAGGCATTTCTATAGAAAGATGACAGATGAGAGTATGATTAAcaacatatataaacaacaacaacatatgcAAAGTTCAATAGACATTACCTTGCGGTCCTCTCGCAGTGTTTTCGATAGCAACGTCACACCCTGGATTATCTGTAGCTGCAGGGTCTCGGACACCACCTCACGCTGCCCCGCCAAGTCGCCCACCTCCTTGAGCAGATTGCGGAAAGCTTGCCTCGATGTAAATCTGTAAATAGCAGGCCAGGCAATCAGTTAGTTAACTGGGTTTACAGTCGACCCACGCCTTTTCGCGCCTTCGGCTACAAACTACTTCCAATGTCTGTCCCGAAGcaccaagaccaagaccaagAGCCGAACACTGGCTAAGGCGATTTATGGCCCTCTTATTGGACACGCGCTTTGTGACGCGCACTGAACACCCACGCGACGCTGTCGTCGCCACAGTCTGTCTGCCAGTCTGTCCGCCAGTCTGTCAATCCGCATATGGTATAGTTCCAGGCCGAGCGGCAATCatgaataaatatatggaTTTTACAACTGTATAAGGCGAAACGTCAAGCGATCGAGAGAGCTGCCTGGCATTTCATTACCAACTCTTTAACTTGGACGCAACGGCTTCATTGTCATATTACAAATGCCAGCAAAGATTTGCGCCGAGCTATTTGCGAGCCATGATGTCAGGCGGCCGCAAATTGTATGGAATGAATGTAATTAAAACTGAGTGGCAGGCCGCACAATATTCTCAGACCACACATGGAACATGTGGACCCTAAAGTGGCTACAATCATGATTCCCCTACGAGTCTCTCTTACAAAAGAAACGCCACAGACACGCAATTGGTTATATGAGAGTCATCGCTAGCGTTGGCCAAAATTAACACTTAACACGTTGCTAACATGTATGCCAAACAGCAAATCGCTCAAATTATGGATAATTTTCCAAAAGATTTAACAAACTTTTGCGCAATCGTATTAAAGAAAACCATCAACAATTTTGGGAATACCCTTCAAAAAGCGTAGTACAGGGCATAGTCATTTTCATGGAGCAGCATGTAAGAAGTATAAAAGTTTGGATTCCATTTCTGGAATGGAAAAAACCCAGCTCAcagaaatcaaattttcagttacagggtatactcAACGCTGAGCTGTTGCAATTAACTTCTCTTTTTCTTACAactatatttagtttttatattttttgtgcttaCTCATTGTCTTCCTCCTCCTTCTTTTTGGGCTGATAATTTTTCACTAAGCGCCtgtaaaaagaaaatcaaaagagCATGGCATTAGTGAAACTTTGTTTATGCATAGAGaaagaaataacaataacaaccacTATGTATAACTattattacaataataataataacaacagcgccaagttaaaacatttgcattaACACGAGACTTTTCATTTCGGCATTGCGGGACACGCGAAGCACTCTTCAAATTTCAGTCTACCCGGCCACAGATTTCTGATTTCACTAACTACAATAtggatatatacatatgaatatatatatatttaatatacagAGAGTGTTTTTCAATCAATGCGGCCGCATTTGTGGTCTAGTTGGGCGCCTGGGAAGAGACGCCGCCAACGCCGCGTCGCAATGATAATGTCATTATAAAGGGCTCAGACCGTACAGTAGCTGCAGGCATATCAGGCACAGTTCAGCTGGTTCAGCTCAGTTCGGTTCAGTTCAGTCAGTCATCAAGCCAACTCTCGACTCATTTTGCGGCATTCAAATTGTGGGAACAGACGCCACCCCATTGAGAAATatagttttgaaaaaaagcggcAGCTAACGATAACCACGTTGCGAGACAGCGTTCCCAAGTGCTCCAACAACTTGgcccaaagcagcagcagccgcagcagcagcagcggcgacgTCGGCGGTTCGAATcttcaagcaaattatacaattatgacGCCCAGTTGCAAGTACATACAGCCTGGGCTCGGCGTTGCCCAAGCTCAATCATATTTAATGGACAGCATTATCAGCTATACCCCACACCTCTCCAGCGCGCGCATCACTCTTAGTCGCGTGTCAGTTGCGTGGGGCAGGTCGCGGTCATCTCTTGTTTATTCAGTTGTCAATCTATTGCGCAATTTAGCTGGCGAGCTGGACACAGGCATGCGCGCATATTATTGGGGTGGGTACCAATGCGCACACCCTACATACCCGCTCCCTACACACAGCCCGCCCATACACGAGGTGCGGCGCAACATTCTCGAAATTGAGCCCATGTTGTCGCTTGTAAAAGGGCATTAATTGAAGTGCGGCGCAAAAGGCGTGCATATATCTTTATGAGCGCTCTCTGCGCTGGCCACACAGCATATAATTAGTtacttattatatatatataacccGTCTCCCCTCCCCCCGCGCCATCAGTCAGTGCAGCTCAGCTACTGCTCAGGAATGGCCATTGGACACAATGCACCGGAGCACA
The sequence above is a segment of the Drosophila virilis strain 15010-1051.87 chromosome 3, Dvir_AGI_RSII-ME, whole genome shotgun sequence genome. Coding sequences within it:
- the LOC6623874 gene encoding putative transporter SVOPL isoform X1 gives rise to the protein MVVADVDDVLDEIGFGCMQALMVFTCSLTCVFLNDEIMGVGLVAVDIACEFSLSNNQLSLLSIAAFAGLILTSHYSGYLTDKIGRRTIMLYSMVLAMVSSIISILMPSFYFFLFWRFMTGLLISGVSVNNITYISEFTKVKLQSVVVNIMCFAFAFGAIYVPVVSHFLSPLNRILFSWGNFHLRAWRLNMLLNSTPGFLAIALMWILPETAKFLLSVGKVDRAYETLDRLCLKNRGKDLASLGITGVFQADLPESTVKRNFCESLWYDTVPLFKRPYLKNFLICTIILSGYFFVGNGITLWFMKLRHNMSDSNMIICDMIKYTKTSHSTSKCSHDASNFIDGIILGCAFLGCCILISLLLIWVRNSYIQLLYAMIATVCGFSLNFLKLHVPILIAMVMFSSLLASSIPLISSVLCAVVPTHLRGMAINMSYMFARLSVVIASAIIGNWMVPFCLVTFNIFVIFALVVAILTFFLPQI
- the LOC6623874 gene encoding putative transporter SVOPL isoform X2, yielding MVVADVDDVLDEIGFGCMQALMVFTCSLTCVFLNDEIMGVGLVAVDIACEFSLSNNQLSLLSIAAFAGLILTSHYSGYLTDKIGRRTIMLYSMVLAMVSSIISILMPSFYFFLFWRFMTGLLISGVSVNNITYISEFTKVKLQSVVVNIMCFAFAFGAIYVPVVSHFLSPLNRILFSWAIALMWILPETAKFLLSVGKVDRAYETLDRLCLKNRGKDLASLGITGVFQADLPESTVKRNFCESLWYDTVPLFKRPYLKNFLICTIILSGYFFVGNGITLWFMKLRHNMSDSNMIICDMIKYTKTSHSTSKCSHDASNFIDGIILGCAFLGCCILISLLLIWVRNSYIQLLYAMIATVCGFSLNFLKLHVPILIAMVMFSSLLASSIPLISSVLCAVVPTHLRGMAINMSYMFARLSVVIASAIIGNWMVPFCLVTFNIFVIFALVVAILTFFLPQI
- the LOC6623874 gene encoding organic cation/carnitine transporter 2 isoform X3, producing the protein MCFAFAFGAIYVPVVSHFLSPLNRILFSWGNFHLRAWRLNMLLNSTPGFLAIALMWILPETAKFLLSVGKVDRAYETLDRLCLKNRGKDLASLGITGVFQADLPESTVKRNFCESLWYDTVPLFKRPYLKNFLICTIILSGYFFVGNGITLWFMKLRHNMSDSNMIICDMIKYTKTSHSTSKCSHDASNFIDGIILGCAFLGCCILISLLLIWVRNSYIQLLYAMIATVCGFSLNFLKLHVPILIAMVMFSSLLASSIPLISSVLCAVVPTHLRGMAINMSYMFARLSVVIASAIIGNWMVPFCLVTFNIFVIFALVVAILTFFLPQI